One Phaseolus vulgaris cultivar G19833 chromosome 11, P. vulgaris v2.0, whole genome shotgun sequence genomic window carries:
- the LOC137838553 gene encoding uncharacterized protein, translated as MARSKITPNPPPSAQNPPSQAHNPPRAPGASSSQAERPATSRPNLAQATPPVAGGASVPTPDYKKLYPWASSALLKETSSINSAMAVLRLRKGDQSDLSFHKEHDNLMLGKGKLAELRALARAHGLASGSQTVPNSVVEITVAQGRSPPKGPAPSEAQPAPQRKKLVLRKPKRKTPQVVHEDEEEDDEATEDGLITKRRRVAPSSLPDPPPLPTSTPSSPPAPTTTPPPPSAPTSPVQAVPLAAAFPVIEVVEANFMENPPSASTPYVSAGGGPPSTASIAETAAGGDEGAHNSPIIITESPSSPPRQEAPTQQPTQEGGGENQQQAPPVLPRANLSLEVKRVIEAEKLSCNLMLAEIDHSRVEDAMSIELRVARKEATDLRHRVHLLAQEKIELKSKLVPYRLKVASLEASIKADAAKVENVEKRSVDREVLLGKTEKERDDTMAKLAEAKKENEGVAAELVQAQAENKRVTEDLLQARERAEELKQQNEGLKKQIEELELSSAQILAAGFDAALEQFACQYPDLDLSMVSLNNEVVDGKIVPSED; from the exons atggctcgctcaaagatcaccccaaatcctcctccctcggcACAAAACCCTCCGTCTCAAGCTCATAACCCaccacgagcacctggtgcttcttcttcccaggctgagaggcctgcaacctctcgccctaacctggctcaggctactccaccggtcgccggaggagcctccgtccctACTCCAGACTATAAAAAGCTTTACCCCTGGGCCAGCTCGGCTTTGCTGAAAGAAACTTCTTCAATAAACTCTGCGATGGCGGTGCTCCGACTGAGGAAAGGGGACCAGTCGGATCTTTcttttcacaaggagcacgata atctcatgttgggcaagggaaaactggctgaattgagggcgctcgcccgagcccatgggttggcgtcgggctcccaGACCGTTCCCaattcagtggtggagatcaccgttgcccagggcagatcgccccctaaaggcccaGCCCCTTCAGAGGCCCAGCCCGCCCCACAACGCAAAAAACTCGTCCTCAgaaagccaaagaggaaaacccctcaagtggttcatgaggacgaagaagaagacgatgaggcgactgaggacggtCTCATCACGAAAAGAaggagggtggcgccttcttcactacctgatccacctcctcttccaacatcaacaccgtcCTCACCACCAGCTCCAACTACGACACCGCCTCCTCCCTCGGCTCCCAcatcgccagtccaagcagttcccttGGCAGCTGCATTCCCCGTGATTGAGGTTGTTGAGgctaacttcatggagaaccccccaagtgcctccacgccatatgtatctgctggagggggtcctccttcaaccgcctCAATCGCCGAAACTGCggcaggtggggatgaaggggCTCACAACTCGCCCATtatcatcaccgagtccccctcgtcaccaccacgtcaagaagctccaactcaacagccaactcaagaaggtggtggcgagaaccagcaaCAGGCTCCCCCGGTGCTTCCACGagcaaacctctcccttgaggtcaaaagggt gatcgaggcggagaagttgtcctgcaaccttatgctcgcggagatcgatcattcccgagtggaggatgccatgaGCATCGAGCtgcgggtggcgcgcaaggaggccaccgatctacgccatagggtgcacctcttagctcaagagaagatcgagctgaaGAGCAAGTTGGTCCCCTATCGTCTCAAGGTGGCTAGCCTGGAGGCGTCAATTaaagcagatgccgccaaggtagaAAACGTTGAGAAGAGGTCcgtagatcgggaggtcctcttggggaaaactgagaaagagagagacgacaccatggccaaactcgccgaggccaaaaAGGAAAACGAAGGGGTCGCCGCAGAGCTGGTCCAAGCGCAGGCGGAGAACAAgagggttactgaagaccttcttcaagctcgggagagggctgaagaactgaagcagcagaatgaggggctcaagaagcagattgaagaactcgagctgagctctgcccaaatcctcgctgctgggttCGATGCTGCCTTGGAACAATTCGCCTGCCAGTACCCTGAtttggatctctccatggtgtcgctgaacaacgaagtggtggacgggaagatcgttccttctgaagactag